The following proteins are co-located in the bacterium genome:
- a CDS encoding enoyl-CoA hydratase/isomerase family protein: MPTTKVTTESGDGWAILTLSSPAGLNKLGSDTLAPLLEQVTDALDSGARCLGITGEGGSFAVGADLKEIGTLTPLTARAFSDQGNRIFRLLEGADAAVVAGIDGFCLGGGLDLALAADWRVAADRSLFGHPGADLGLITGFGGTQRLPRLIGQRAAARCLYTSRRLDSDEAYRLGLVQEVCTREKFQERFRQRVAAFADLEPGLFRELKRYLSA, encoded by the coding sequence TTGCCGACCACGAAGGTTACTACCGAATCCGGTGACGGGTGGGCTATCCTCACCCTTTCCTCGCCCGCCGGCCTCAACAAGCTCGGTTCCGACACGCTTGCCCCCCTGCTGGAACAGGTGACAGATGCCCTGGACAGCGGTGCGCGATGCCTGGGCATCACCGGTGAGGGCGGATCCTTCGCTGTGGGGGCCGATCTGAAGGAGATCGGCACACTCACCCCGTTAACCGCACGCGCCTTCTCGGATCAGGGAAACAGGATCTTCCGCCTCCTCGAAGGGGCCGATGCCGCCGTGGTCGCCGGTATCGACGGGTTCTGCCTGGGCGGCGGCCTGGACCTGGCCCTGGCTGCCGACTGGCGGGTTGCCGCCGACCGCTCCCTCTTCGGTCACCCCGGTGCCGACCTGGGTCTCATAACAGGTTTCGGCGGGACCCAGAGACTGCCCAGGCTCATTGGCCAGCGTGCCGCTGCCCGATGCCTTTACACATCGCGGCGCCTCGATTCCGACGAGGCGTACCGCCTGGGGCTCGTCCAGGAGGTCTGTACGCGAGAGAAGTTCCAGGAACGGTTTCGGCAGAGGGTGGCCGCCTTCGCCGATCTGGAGCCGGGGCTGTTCCGTGAGCTCAAACGATATTTGTCAGCCTGA
- a CDS encoding cobalamin B12-binding domain-containing protein codes for MTKKIRVLIAKPGLDGHDRGAKVVARALRDCGFEVIYTGLHQTPEQVAAAAVQEGVDAVGLSILSGSHGTLVPRIIGQLREMGAGDIPVFVGGIIPEDDIPGLKEAGVLAVFTPGSPTSDIADAIVRASRDK; via the coding sequence ATGACGAAGAAGATCAGAGTGTTGATAGCCAAGCCCGGCCTTGACGGTCACGATCGCGGGGCCAAGGTCGTCGCCCGCGCCCTGAGGGACTGCGGATTCGAGGTGATCTACACCGGCCTTCACCAGACGCCCGAGCAGGTTGCCGCCGCGGCTGTTCAGGAGGGTGTGGATGCCGTGGGGCTGTCCATCCTCTCCGGTTCCCACGGGACTCTCGTTCCAAGGATCATCGGGCAGCTCCGGGAAATGGGCGCCGGCGATATCCCCGTCTTCGTCGGAGGGATCATCCCTGAAGATGACATCCCCGGTCTCAAGGAGGCCGGGGTCCTGGCGGTCTTCACCCCCGGATCCCCTACCTCCGATATCGCCGACGCCATTGTCCGGGCTTCCCGGGATAAGTGA
- a CDS encoding cob(I)yrinic acid a,c-diamide adenosyltransferase, with protein MSDIGRGYTHVYTGDGKGKTTASLGLAVRAAGNGLGVLIIQFLKGSEMTGERKAVLHLKPVIEIRPRGRDGLLRPDDITGEDRTMAMEALVESCREITSRKWDVIVLDEINTACALELIPVPRVTELMDGKPDGLELVLTGRGAPAEIIEKADLVTEMREIKHYFRQGVSARKGIEK; from the coding sequence GTGAGCGACATCGGGCGCGGCTACACTCACGTCTACACCGGCGACGGGAAGGGCAAGACCACAGCGTCCCTGGGGCTCGCCGTGCGTGCGGCCGGAAACGGCCTTGGCGTCCTGATCATCCAGTTCCTCAAGGGAAGCGAGATGACCGGAGAGCGCAAGGCGGTCCTGCATTTGAAACCTGTTATCGAGATCAGGCCCCGGGGCCGGGATGGCCTTCTCAGGCCGGACGATATCACCGGTGAAGACAGGACCATGGCCATGGAAGCCCTGGTGGAGAGCTGTCGGGAGATAACGAGCCGGAAGTGGGATGTGATCGTCCTCGACGAGATCAACACCGCCTGTGCCCTGGAACTCATACCGGTGCCTCGCGTGACGGAACTTATGGACGGGAAGCCGGACGGTCTTGAACTGGTCCTCACCGGAAGGGGAGCGCCGGCGGAGATCATCGAAAAAGCTGACCTCGTCACCGAAATGCGGGAGATCAAGCATTATTTCCGGCAGGGAGTGTCGGCGAGGAAAGGGATCGAAAAATAA
- a CDS encoding enoyl-CoA hydratase/isomerase family protein, with product MKEDKGTVSYQVDGPIATITLSRAGKRNSMTQKMFAELDAIVRRARGEEDLRVLLIRGGEGTFCAGDDLAELSSMDPSKARDFIIRAQGTFTSLEALSCPVLAAVEGFALGGGLELALSCDLILAAQGAQLGLPELNLGIIPGLGGTIRLPRRTGLGRARDLIYSGRIVGAEEARDMGLADAVYRADEFEGKVLEYAGLLASKSPAALALAKSTLNRGMDASLEAGLALEREAFAYCFSLPDAKEGISAFLEKRKPVFGK from the coding sequence ATGAAAGAAGATAAAGGAACAGTCAGCTATCAGGTCGACGGCCCCATTGCCACCATCACCCTCTCACGGGCGGGAAAACGGAACTCCATGACCCAGAAAATGTTCGCCGAACTGGATGCCATCGTCCGACGGGCCAGGGGAGAAGAGGATCTTCGCGTCCTCCTTATTCGCGGGGGAGAGGGTACATTCTGCGCCGGTGACGACCTGGCGGAGCTTTCGTCCATGGATCCGTCTAAAGCCCGGGATTTTATCATCAGGGCTCAGGGAACCTTCACCAGCCTGGAAGCCCTGTCCTGCCCGGTCCTCGCGGCAGTGGAAGGGTTTGCCCTGGGTGGCGGGCTCGAGCTGGCCCTGTCGTGCGATCTGATCCTGGCAGCTCAGGGCGCACAACTGGGGCTGCCGGAGTTGAACCTGGGAATTATCCCCGGGCTGGGCGGGACGATACGGCTGCCCAGGCGAACGGGGCTCGGCAGGGCCAGGGACCTGATTTACTCCGGCCGCATCGTAGGCGCTGAAGAGGCCCGCGACATGGGGCTCGCGGATGCCGTTTACCGGGCGGACGAATTTGAGGGCAAGGTTCTCGAATACGCGGGGCTGCTTGCCTCCAAGTCCCCGGCTGCCCTCGCCCTTGCCAAATCGACCCTTAACCGGGGCATGGACGCCAGCCTGGAAGCCGGCCTGGCCCTGGAGCGGGAGGCGTTCGCCTACTGCTTCTCCCTGCCTGACGCGAAGGAAGGGATCTCGGCGTTTCTGGAAAAGAGAAAGCCGGTGTTCGGGAAATGA
- a CDS encoding CBS domain-containing protein has translation MYAKDYMTRIVETIHPDDYLVDVRKTMQERNLRHIPVVDNGKLVGIVSLNTIRDAAPSKATDLSIHEIHYLLSKMKIKDVMKKDVVTCGPEDHVEDVAKVMQTRRIGAVPVVEKGRLLGILTNAEMFLILMKILGMDSPGKRITIDMERGKGELLVDIVRSVKERGKFIKSLLSMESPRAGRQTVILHLDSSDMTEVIEDLETAGFDIQSVDEVG, from the coding sequence ATGTACGCAAAAGATTACATGACCAGGATCGTTGAGACGATCCATCCGGACGACTACCTCGTTGACGTCCGCAAGACCATGCAGGAGCGGAACCTGCGGCACATCCCTGTTGTGGATAACGGAAAGCTGGTGGGGATCGTGAGCCTCAACACCATCCGCGACGCGGCTCCGTCCAAGGCCACGGACCTTTCCATCCATGAGATCCACTACCTCCTGTCCAAGATGAAGATAAAGGATGTCATGAAAAAAGATGTGGTGACCTGCGGTCCCGAGGACCACGTGGAGGATGTAGCCAAGGTCATGCAGACGAGGAGGATAGGGGCGGTCCCGGTGGTGGAGAAAGGGCGACTCCTGGGGATCCTGACCAACGCCGAGATGTTCCTGATCCTCATGAAGATCCTCGGCATGGATTCTCCGGGAAAGCGGATTACCATCGACATGGAGCGGGGCAAGGGTGAACTCCTGGTAGACATCGTGCGCTCGGTCAAGGAACGAGGCAAGTTCATCAAGAGCCTCCTGTCCATGGAGAGTCCCCGCGCAGGACGCCAGACGGTCATCCTCCACCTGGACAGTTCCGATATGACCGAGGTCATCGAGGATCTGGAGACGGCAGGGTTTGACATCCAGTCGGTGGATGAAGTGGGGTAA
- a CDS encoding ABC transporter ATP-binding protein → MPILEFKNIHLHFGGIMALNGVDFDVREGEIFAIIGPNGAGKTSIFNCISGLYSPDRGEILFKGKNIVRMSPCKRAQLGLARSFQNIELFKGMTVIDNLMLGRHIHMNTNLFTGGLWFGKARSEEIRHREVVEEIIDFLEIQDIRKKAVGTLAYGLQKRVELGRALALDPKVLLLDEPMAGMNAEETEDMARFILDINEERDITVVLIEHDMGVVMGISDRICALDFGERISLGKPAEIQADPKVVAAYLGEDEH, encoded by the coding sequence TTGCCCATCCTGGAGTTCAAGAACATCCATCTTCATTTCGGCGGGATCATGGCTCTCAACGGGGTCGACTTCGATGTCCGCGAGGGCGAGATCTTCGCCATCATCGGCCCCAACGGCGCGGGCAAGACCAGCATTTTCAACTGTATCTCGGGACTCTACTCCCCCGATCGCGGGGAGATCCTGTTCAAGGGCAAGAATATCGTCAGGATGTCTCCCTGCAAACGGGCCCAGCTCGGCCTGGCCAGGAGTTTCCAGAACATCGAGCTCTTCAAGGGAATGACCGTCATCGACAACCTCATGCTGGGCCGTCACATCCACATGAACACCAACCTCTTCACGGGAGGGCTGTGGTTCGGGAAGGCGCGCAGCGAGGAGATACGGCACCGGGAGGTCGTTGAAGAGATCATCGACTTTCTGGAGATCCAGGACATCCGCAAAAAGGCCGTGGGCACCCTGGCATACGGCCTCCAGAAACGCGTCGAACTTGGACGTGCCCTCGCCCTGGACCCCAAGGTCCTGCTCCTGGACGAACCCATGGCCGGGATGAACGCCGAGGAGACCGAGGACATGGCCCGGTTCATCCTTGACATCAACGAGGAGCGGGATATCACGGTGGTCCTCATCGAGCACGACATGGGGGTTGTCATGGGCATCTCGGACCGGATCTGCGCCCTGGACTTCGGGGAGAGGATCTCCCTGGGCAAACCGGCCGAGATCCAGGCGGACCCGAAGGTCGTGGCCGCCTATCTGGGAGAGGACGAACATTGA
- a CDS encoding AMP-binding protein, producing the protein MDQKKMTDSAILPPIDPSDTLPKLLVRNASRFGDRKVALREKEFGIWQSFTWQDYLDHVRDFSLGLVSLGLAKDDKIAIVGDNRPEWVFAELAAQCAGAVPLGIYQDSTSREVGFVIDHSDAKFVIAEDQEQVDKILELTESIPKVVGIIYTDPKGMRNYRDEMLLEFTAVEAMGRDLHNRDPEIFKRMVEATSGEDLALIAYTSGTTGFPKGSMLSHNNMLRMACNLIQVDPKFEDDEFVSFLPLPWIGEQMMGVASAMLVGFTVNFPEEPETVTENRREIAPNVMFSPPMIWENLAASIQVRVMDASWLKRKAFNLALPVGYEMADCRFEKREPSFRLKVKYLFAYLLVFRALKDRLGFSKLRSASTGGAALGPDTFRFFHGLGVNLKQIYGQTEISGISCIHYDGDVNFDSVGKPIPETEIVIADNGEILSRSPSVFLGYYKNEEATRETLRDGWLHSGDAGHFTGDGHLVVIDRVKDVMQMADGTMFSPQFIENKLKFSPYIKEAVCIGDHLPYITAIINIDMSIVGKWAEKKRINYTTYTDISAKQEVYDLIEAEAIKVNRDLRRINEASIIRKFVLLYKELDADDDELTRTKKVRRGFIGERYAEVIEALYTEASEIPIDTTIKYQDGRAARIRTTMIIRKLAD; encoded by the coding sequence ATGGACCAGAAGAAAATGACAGATTCTGCCATTCTCCCTCCAATTGACCCATCCGACACCCTGCCGAAACTCCTGGTGCGGAACGCCTCCAGGTTTGGAGATCGCAAGGTCGCGCTGAGGGAGAAGGAGTTCGGGATCTGGCAGTCGTTCACCTGGCAGGACTACCTGGATCACGTCCGGGACTTCAGCCTGGGCCTCGTCAGCCTGGGCCTGGCGAAGGACGACAAGATCGCCATTGTGGGGGACAACCGTCCGGAGTGGGTCTTTGCGGAGCTGGCCGCCCAGTGCGCCGGGGCCGTCCCCCTGGGCATCTACCAGGATTCCACCTCCAGGGAGGTGGGCTTCGTCATCGACCATTCCGACGCCAAGTTCGTCATCGCCGAAGACCAGGAACAGGTCGACAAGATCCTGGAGCTTACAGAAAGCATCCCCAAGGTAGTCGGGATCATCTATACCGACCCGAAGGGGATGCGGAACTACCGGGACGAGATGCTCCTTGAGTTCACGGCAGTGGAAGCCATGGGCCGGGACCTGCACAACCGGGACCCGGAGATATTCAAGCGGATGGTCGAGGCCACCTCCGGGGAGGACCTCGCCCTCATCGCCTATACATCGGGCACGACCGGTTTTCCCAAAGGTTCCATGCTCAGCCACAACAACATGCTGAGGATGGCCTGCAACCTCATCCAGGTCGACCCCAAGTTCGAGGACGACGAGTTCGTCTCCTTTCTCCCCCTGCCCTGGATCGGGGAACAGATGATGGGCGTCGCCTCCGCGATGCTGGTGGGCTTCACCGTGAACTTCCCCGAAGAACCGGAAACTGTAACCGAAAACCGCCGTGAGATCGCCCCCAACGTCATGTTCTCGCCTCCCATGATCTGGGAGAACCTGGCCGCGTCCATCCAGGTCAGGGTCATGGACGCCTCGTGGCTCAAGCGGAAAGCGTTCAACCTGGCCCTCCCCGTCGGGTACGAGATGGCTGACTGCCGGTTCGAAAAGAGGGAGCCGTCGTTCCGGCTCAAGGTGAAATACCTTTTTGCCTACCTGCTGGTGTTCCGCGCCCTGAAGGACCGGCTTGGCTTTTCAAAGCTGAGATCGGCATCCACAGGCGGCGCGGCCCTGGGACCGGACACCTTCCGCTTCTTCCACGGCCTGGGCGTGAACCTCAAGCAGATCTATGGCCAGACGGAGATCTCCGGCATCTCGTGCATCCACTATGACGGGGACGTCAACTTCGACTCGGTAGGCAAACCGATCCCCGAAACCGAGATCGTTATCGCCGATAACGGTGAGATCCTGTCCCGCAGCCCCAGCGTTTTCCTGGGCTACTACAAGAACGAGGAGGCCACCAGGGAAACCCTTCGCGACGGGTGGCTCCACTCGGGGGATGCCGGGCACTTCACCGGAGACGGGCACCTCGTGGTCATCGATCGGGTCAAGGACGTCATGCAGATGGCCGACGGCACCATGTTCAGCCCCCAGTTCATCGAGAACAAGCTCAAGTTCTCCCCCTATATCAAGGAAGCGGTCTGTATCGGGGACCATCTGCCCTACATCACCGCCATCATCAACATCGACATGTCCATCGTCGGGAAGTGGGCCGAGAAGAAGCGCATCAACTACACGACCTACACCGACATCTCGGCCAAGCAGGAGGTCTACGACCTTATCGAGGCCGAAGCGATAAAGGTCAACAGGGACCTGAGGCGCATCAACGAGGCGTCCATCATCAGGAAGTTCGTCCTCCTGTACAAGGAGCTGGACGCGGATGACGACGAACTGACCCGGACCAAGAAGGTCCGGCGCGGCTTCATCGGAGAGAGGTACGCGGAGGTCATCGAGGCCCTTTACACCGAGGCGTCGGAGATCCCCATCGACACCACGATCAAGTACCAGGACGGCCGCGCGGCCCGCATCAGGACCACCATGATCATCCGGAAACTCGCCGACTGA
- a CDS encoding branched-chain amino acid ABC transporter permease: protein MWFFLQLLIQGLAIGSVYALVALGFVLIYKASSVINFAQGELLMVGAYICLALLTTYQVPFWAGFFLTMIFSVILALFIERLVLRPMIGEPAISIIMITIGLSLVLKSVVAAIWGTQIKVFPPIFPQVPVKVGEIVVSQVYIYTFGAAMVFLVLFALFFKYSRMGIAMRATANSNQVALSMGISVKKVFAISWCVAAVVSAVGGILIGNINGVNSTLAGVGLKVFPAVILGGLDSIPGAVLGGLIIGILENLSGGYLDQFFGGGVKEVAPFVVLVIILMIKPYGLFGTEEIERV, encoded by the coding sequence ATGTGGTTCTTTTTACAGCTGCTCATCCAGGGGCTGGCCATCGGCAGCGTCTACGCCCTGGTGGCCCTGGGGTTTGTTCTCATCTACAAGGCCTCCTCGGTGATCAACTTCGCCCAGGGAGAACTTCTCATGGTGGGCGCCTACATCTGTCTGGCCCTGCTCACCACCTACCAGGTCCCGTTCTGGGCGGGTTTTTTTCTCACCATGATATTCTCCGTGATCCTGGCCCTGTTCATTGAGCGGCTGGTACTCCGGCCCATGATCGGTGAACCGGCTATCTCCATCATCATGATCACCATCGGGCTTTCCCTTGTCCTCAAATCGGTGGTAGCCGCCATCTGGGGGACCCAGATCAAGGTGTTCCCGCCCATCTTCCCACAGGTACCCGTCAAGGTGGGCGAGATCGTGGTCTCCCAGGTTTACATCTACACATTCGGAGCGGCCATGGTCTTCCTGGTGCTCTTCGCCCTGTTCTTCAAATACTCCCGCATGGGCATCGCCATGCGCGCCACGGCCAACAGCAACCAGGTCGCGTTGTCCATGGGGATCAGCGTCAAGAAGGTGTTCGCCATCTCCTGGTGCGTCGCGGCTGTGGTCTCGGCTGTGGGCGGCATCCTCATCGGGAACATCAACGGGGTCAACAGCACCCTGGCCGGTGTCGGCCTCAAGGTATTTCCCGCCGTCATCCTCGGCGGCCTCGATTCCATTCCCGGGGCCGTGCTGGGTGGTCTCATCATCGGCATCCTCGAGAACCTCTCGGGTGGATACCTCGACCAGTTCTTCGGTGGAGGCGTCAAGGAGGTGGCGCCCTTCGTGGTCCTGGTCATCATCCTCATGATCAAGCCTTACGGGCTTTTCGGCACCGAAGAGATCGAGAGGGTCTAG
- a CDS encoding branched-chain amino acid ABC transporter permease, translating to MSLQQSGIFHETYKEDMAIFQTPFIKFWMIGFFIFLAVFPWINKPFNSMFNTNTLYLMNLIGIYIIGAHGLNILTGFTGQISLGHGAFMGVGAYASAILTIKAGIPFWFALPMAGLITALVGMVFGIPSLRLKGLYLAIATMAAQFIIGYAMRNWSALTGGSTGLVVSSPTFFGIDMGTDRSYYYLVYTIVIATTLYTKNLTRTRPGRAFVAIRDRYLAAEVIGVNVWFYRILSFGISSFLVGIAGGLWAHYVLVVNDEAFGIWLSVQYLAMIIIGGMGSVLGAIYGAVFMTLLPIMLRIPEHALTQVYPGVFAIFQSLTEGVFGLIIILFLIFEPDGLAARWHTVKNYWKLWPFSY from the coding sequence ATGAGTCTGCAGCAATCCGGGATCTTCCACGAGACGTACAAGGAGGACATGGCGATCTTCCAGACGCCGTTCATCAAGTTCTGGATGATCGGGTTCTTCATCTTCCTGGCCGTCTTCCCGTGGATCAACAAGCCGTTCAACAGCATGTTCAACACCAACACCCTCTATCTGATGAACCTCATCGGGATCTACATCATAGGGGCACACGGCCTGAACATCCTCACCGGGTTCACCGGGCAGATCTCCCTGGGCCACGGGGCGTTCATGGGTGTAGGGGCTTACGCGTCGGCCATACTGACCATCAAGGCCGGCATCCCCTTCTGGTTCGCCCTCCCCATGGCCGGCCTGATAACGGCCCTTGTGGGAATGGTGTTCGGCATCCCTTCCCTGCGGCTCAAGGGGCTTTACCTTGCCATCGCCACCATGGCAGCCCAGTTCATCATCGGGTACGCCATGAGGAACTGGAGCGCCCTGACAGGGGGCAGCACCGGCCTCGTTGTAAGTTCACCGACCTTTTTCGGCATCGACATGGGCACTGACCGCTCCTATTACTATCTCGTCTATACCATTGTCATCGCCACGACCCTTTACACCAAGAACCTGACCCGCACCCGTCCGGGCCGGGCCTTCGTGGCCATTCGGGACCGCTACCTCGCAGCGGAAGTCATCGGGGTCAACGTCTGGTTCTACCGCATTCTCTCCTTCGGGATCAGTTCCTTCCTGGTCGGGATCGCCGGAGGCCTCTGGGCCCATTACGTGCTCGTCGTCAACGACGAGGCGTTCGGCATCTGGCTTTCCGTCCAGTACCTCGCCATGATCATCATCGGCGGGATGGGAAGCGTCCTCGGCGCCATCTACGGAGCCGTCTTCATGACCCTCCTTCCCATCATGCTGCGCATCCCCGAGCACGCCCTGACCCAGGTCTATCCCGGGGTGTTCGCCATTTTTCAGAGCCTGACGGAAGGAGTTTTCGGCCTCATCATCATCCTGTTCCTCATTTTCGAACCGGACGGGCTGGCCGCCCGCTGGCACACCGTGAAAAACTACTGGAAGCTTTGGCCCTTCTCGTATTAG
- a CDS encoding ABC transporter substrate-binding protein has translation MSKAALGSKWIVLTVAALMIIAIGGLGCQKAEPPKKAEEAPKEPIVIGGIFDTTGATSDVGQDYAVAAVDAADYINANGGVNGRPVEIIANDYAYKPDKAVELYKTYKDKGIFLIQGWGTGDTNALKALVSKDKIVYISASYDSLINDPAKTPYNFYASTAYGDAIRAAMQFVHDSGKNKVVFIYPDHPYGKNPIPAGKAMAAELGLEVGPDQFVALNATDAVSQLTNMKQFNPDFAWIGGTVASTAVIIKDAAKLGLDTKFLVNVWGFDENLVKLTGDAAKERVYGMGPFAMWGADVPGMAAPMSMHTKKHPDDSHTVHYIQGWSSMMVMWEALKKAETLDGPGVKAALETINDLDTGGLTAPITFTPTDHRPNTTLNINMIDADGKIVTVKNVTMKRRPEWLGQ, from the coding sequence ATGAGTAAAGCAGCACTGGGTTCAAAATGGATCGTCCTGACCGTCGCGGCTCTGATGATCATCGCTATCGGCGGGCTGGGTTGCCAGAAGGCCGAGCCGCCCAAAAAGGCGGAAGAGGCTCCCAAAGAGCCTATCGTCATCGGCGGCATCTTCGACACCACAGGCGCCACGTCCGACGTGGGCCAGGACTACGCGGTCGCTGCCGTGGACGCGGCAGACTACATCAACGCCAACGGCGGCGTCAACGGGCGGCCTGTCGAGATCATCGCCAACGACTACGCCTACAAGCCGGACAAGGCGGTCGAGCTCTACAAGACGTACAAGGACAAGGGGATCTTCCTGATCCAGGGGTGGGGCACAGGCGACACCAACGCGCTGAAAGCCCTCGTCTCAAAGGACAAGATCGTCTACATCTCGGCATCCTACGATTCCCTCATCAACGATCCGGCCAAGACGCCCTACAACTTCTATGCCAGCACCGCCTACGGGGACGCCATCAGGGCCGCCATGCAGTTCGTCCATGACTCCGGTAAAAACAAGGTCGTCTTCATCTACCCCGACCATCCCTACGGCAAGAACCCCATCCCGGCGGGAAAGGCCATGGCCGCCGAACTGGGCCTCGAGGTCGGCCCTGACCAGTTCGTGGCCCTCAACGCCACCGACGCCGTGAGCCAGCTCACCAACATGAAGCAGTTCAACCCTGACTTTGCGTGGATCGGCGGGACAGTGGCCAGTACGGCTGTCATCATCAAGGACGCCGCCAAGCTCGGCCTGGACACGAAATTCCTCGTCAACGTGTGGGGCTTCGACGAGAACCTGGTGAAACTCACCGGGGACGCGGCCAAGGAGAGGGTCTACGGAATGGGCCCCTTCGCCATGTGGGGAGCGGACGTTCCCGGCATGGCCGCTCCCATGTCCATGCACACCAAGAAGCACCCGGATGATTCCCACACCGTCCACTACATCCAGGGGTGGAGTTCCATGATGGTCATGTGGGAGGCCCTCAAGAAGGCCGAGACCCTGGACGGCCCCGGCGTCAAGGCCGCCCTGGAGACTATCAATGACCTCGATACGGGCGGTCTGACAGCTCCCATCACCTTCACCCCCACTGACCACCGCCCCAACACGACCCTCAACATCAACATGATCGATGCCGACGGGAAGATCGTCACGGTCAAGAACGTGACGATGAAACGCCGGCCCGAGTGGCTCGGCCAATAG